AGATGCTCTGTGTATTTATCCCCTAACCTATTTTTCAAAATAGACAGAATAATTGAAAAGTTTGCTATCGTCTCAACTGTAGAGCCTGATTTTGTAACTACATTAAAGCATGTTTTTTCAATATCTATCTGTCTTAAAACAGAATCAAACTTTTCAGGATCAACATTCTCCAGAAGAAAAAATTTTGGTTTTTTTTCTATGTTGTAGTTTATATCTGTAAGGCTTTCAAAAAGCATTTTTGCTCCTAAAGAAGAGCCGCCTATACCAATCACAACAAAGTAATCAAACTTTTGCCTTATCTGGTCTGCATACTTTTTTATTTCTGATATGTCCTGATACGGAAGTTTGCAAAAATAAAACTTCCTTTCCTTTTCTTTCTGTATCAGGGAATGGGTCTCAACTACAAAATGCCTGAATGATAGAAGTTCTTCCCTTAGAACTCCGTCCCTTTCTCCTATGATTTCAGCCATAGCATTTGTGTAATCAATTCTGAGCATTTTAGTCTCCTACATGTATTTTTTTAGAACTTCAGGGACATCAAATCCTCCGTCTTTTCTCTGGTAATTTTCCATTATCGCAAGGAGAGTTCTCCCAACTGCAAGACCTGAGCCGTTTAATGTGTGGACAAAACGGTTTTTGCCATCTTTGTCTTTGTATCTTATTTTTGCCCTTCTTGCCTGAAAATCTTCGGTGTTTGAACAGGAAGATATCTCCCTGTATCTGTTTTGTGAAGGAACCCAAACCTCTATATCGTATGTTTTAGAGGCAGAAAATCCAAGATCGCCTGTGCACAGTTCAACAACCCTGTAAGGTAGTTCAAGAAGCTGAAGGACTTTCTCAGCCTCATTTACAAGTCTTTCAAGCTCATTATAAGAATCTTCAGGTTTAACTATTTTTACAAGCTCAACTTTGTCAAACTGGTGCTGTCTTAGTATTCCCCTTACATCTTTGCCGTGGGATCCTGCTTCCCTTCTGAAGCAGGGTGTATAGGCTGTGTAATATTTTGGAAGTTCTTCCTCTTTCAGTATCTCATTTGCATGAAGATTGGTAAGAGAAACCTCAGCTGTTGGTAATAAATAAAGATCCTCATCACACACCTTATAAAGATCTTCTTCAAACTTCGGTAGCTGTCCTGTTCCCGTTAATATTTCAGGTTTTACAAGAACAGGTGTCCATACTTCTGTGTATCCGTGCCTTTTTGTATGCAGATCAAGCATAAAGTTTATTAAAGCTCTTTCAATCTTCGCAGCATATCCGAACATAACCGTAAATCTTGAACCTGATAGCTTTGCCCCTCTTTCAAAATCAAGAATTCCCATCTTTTCCCCAATCTCCCAGTGGGGTAGAGGCTCAAAATCAAATTTTCTTGGTTCTCCCCATCTTCTTATCTCAACATTTTCTTCCTCGTCCTGTCCTACAGGAACAGAAGGGTGAGGGATATTTGGAACAGAAAGCAAAAGATGGTTAAACCTTTTTTCAACATCTTTAAGCTCTTTTTCAAGCTGATCTATCTTTTTGTTTTTTGCATAGACTTCTTCTTTTGCTTTTTCTGCTTCCTCTATTTTCCCTTCCCTGAAAAGAATACCTATCTGTTTGGATATCCTGTTTTTTTCTGCTTTTAGGTCTTCAAGCTCCCTTATCAGACTTCTCCTTTCCTCATCAACTGCAAGTATCTCATCAATCATTTTTGAATAGGATTTATCTCTTGTGGAAAGTCTTTCTTTAACAAAATCAGGGTTTGATCTTATAAGTTTTATGTCTAACATCTCCTCTCCTACTTTGCGTATATATCATTAAGTTTTTTCAGTATTCTTTCTTTTAGGGGAAGTCCTTTTTCTGCCTGTTTCATAAGAGAGTTTATCTCATTTTTTCTTTTTAGACATTCCTCAAAAGAAAGCTGTTCATCAACACATCTGTTGTCTATAACCCTTTCAGCAAATTCAAGATATGTAACAGCTTCCTGATATTCGCCGTTTTTTATAGCATCTTTAGCAGCTTCTTCAAGGATTTTTTCATACTCAGGTTCTATCTTCAGGTTGTAGTTTATCTTAAGACCTTCAACAAAAAGATCGGCAGCCTTCCGAATATCTCCTTCGTCTGCATATTTCATTGCTTTTTTAAAGTAAACCTTTGCCATATCTGTAAAAAACTTTTTTTCTTCCGGGGTTAGCATCGCTGCTTTTTTCAGATCCTCAAGAGCTTCCCTGTAGCTCCCTAAAGCTTCATATGCTTTTGATCTTAGATAATAAGCATCAACCAGATATTTGTTTTCCTCAAGAGCTTTTGAGAAGTTCTGTATTGCAAGCTGGTAGTTTTTGGCATTAAGCATTATCTTACCTAAGTTATAGTAATACTTGTAATCTCCTCCTTTCGTTATTTTGTTGAGATACTCCATCGCTTTATCATCATTTCCTCTCTGTATCTCTATCTGGGCAAGGTAAGAGTAAACATCTTTAAAGGTTGGGTTAAGCTGTGTAACCTTCTTAAAATCTTCTTCAGCTTCATTCAGCCTTTCAAAGTATAGATAAACCTTTCCCCTTTCAAAATAGGCTTCCCAGTAGTCAGGCTTAAGCTCTACAGCCTGAGTAAAATCCCCTATGGCTGTCTCAACCACTTCGTCGTTTAGGTCTTTTGTTGCAACTTTCCCCCTCCAGAAATGCACTTCCGGAACATCGGGACTTTGAAGAAGGGCTTCATCAAGATAAACCTGAGCCATCTCGTAATTTTCACTTTCGTATGCTAATTTTGCTTTCTCAATGAGCTGTAAAACATTTAAAGAAGCCATTTTTAAATCCCTCCATTTCAAAGAAAACTGTTATAATTTTACAATTAAATAGGAAGTAAGTTAATAGTGATGAAAAAAACTATAATAAACGTCCTTTTGGCACTCTCAATATTATTTCTCTTTCTTTCTCTGATAATTTTGACCGGGATATTCCTCTGGGAAAGCAGATCGGTGATAGCAAAAAATTTTGGTGTTCAGCTGAAGGATAACTGCAAAATAAGAGACACCACGCTATCATGCAGTTATGTAAAAGCCTTATCTAAAGATTTCAAGCTTGATCTGAAGAATTTTTCTTTAGGATTTAACCTTACCAACTATATTAGGAGAAACCAGCCCTTTATTGATCTGAAACTGGAAGAAGGTAATATTTATATAAAAACAAGAAAGAAAAAAAGAAAAACTGAAAAAAGTTTTTTAGCCTATACTTATTTTCTGATTTATTTTGTTAAGTCTGACATTAAAAAGCTTAATTTAAAGGTTGATTTTCCTGATGGAAAGAGATTTTCTATAAAGAATTTTTCATTTTTAAATGATTTTGATACTTTTTTTTCTTACAGACCTTTTTTTGTAAATTTTGATGGTATATCTGCAAGAATAGAAAAATTAAAAGGTATCATAGCTCCAGATGAGCTGATTTTTGAAGAAATACTGACGTATCTGAACGGAAATCCCCTTAAAATCAGGGGAAGTTTAGGTTATTCAGGAAATTTTGGTTTTTCAGGTCATTTTTCAGGGGACGATCTTACTTACAGAGAGTTCTCTTTAAAGAATTTTGATGTAGGTTTTGATATAAGCAGATTTAACGGAATGCTGACAGGAAATGTTGTTTACAGTGTTATGACAGCCTATTTCAGAAAAATCTCTGCTGAAGGTCTGAAAGGGAGAATCCATTTTGAAGGTGTAGAAAAACTGAAAGGTTATACCGGTCTGGAAATACCAAAGCTCAAAATAGGCAGGCTTATAACAGAAAAAATAAAATCAACAGGTGATTTTACATATACACTTAAAGATAAAAGACTTGAATTAACAGCTTCAGCAGATGCCCACTCTTCACAGATAAGCAGAATAAAGCTTGAAAACATAAGCTCTAAGTTCAGGATTAGATACTTTAAAGATATTTTTTTAGAAGGTGAAGCCAAATCAGGAAAGATTTCTGCTAAATACTTTTACCAGAACAAAAAGCTGTTAGTGGAAACGGCAGATTTTAATGTTCAGAACCTTTTGGAAGCAGTTTCTCTACTTGATGAAAAAACAAAATACATTAACGGCTATGGAAAAGGGATAGTAGAGATACATAAAGGAAAAACAGCTCTGAACTTTTCCTTTAAGGATATTGATATATACGGGCTCAGGTTTGATGTGGGAAAGGTAAGGTCAGAGATTGACAACAGATCTTTATCAGGAAACTACATCTTTGATCTTAGAACCGATACTGGTTTTTGCTTTGTAAGTGGAGGGTTTAACAAAAATTTTGTTGATGGGGACATAACCTTTGATAACATTAATCTAAGAAGTTTCATTTTCGGAAAAAAATTCAGGTTCGGGGGGGTGGTTGACGGTTCAGGGCGTTTTAGTGGACACCTTCCGGTTTTGAGCGTAGACATAAAAGGCAGTTCCGAGGATTTTTATTACAGATCTATACATGTGAAAAATTACAGTTATGTCTTTCGGTATTTCGGGTGGGATAGAAAAATCTTTCTATCTTTTAAAGATCCGGAA
This DNA window, taken from Persephonella sp., encodes the following:
- the serS gene encoding serine--tRNA ligase, whose amino-acid sequence is MLDIKLIRSNPDFVKERLSTRDKSYSKMIDEILAVDEERRSLIRELEDLKAEKNRISKQIGILFREGKIEEAEKAKEEVYAKNKKIDQLEKELKDVEKRFNHLLLSVPNIPHPSVPVGQDEEENVEIRRWGEPRKFDFEPLPHWEIGEKMGILDFERGAKLSGSRFTVMFGYAAKIERALINFMLDLHTKRHGYTEVWTPVLVKPEILTGTGQLPKFEEDLYKVCDEDLYLLPTAEVSLTNLHANEILKEEELPKYYTAYTPCFRREAGSHGKDVRGILRQHQFDKVELVKIVKPEDSYNELERLVNEAEKVLQLLELPYRVVELCTGDLGFSASKTYDIEVWVPSQNRYREISSCSNTEDFQARRAKIRYKDKDGKNRFVHTLNGSGLAVGRTLLAIMENYQRKDGGFDVPEVLKKYM
- a CDS encoding tetratricopeptide repeat protein yields the protein MASLNVLQLIEKAKLAYESENYEMAQVYLDEALLQSPDVPEVHFWRGKVATKDLNDEVVETAIGDFTQAVELKPDYWEAYFERGKVYLYFERLNEAEEDFKKVTQLNPTFKDVYSYLAQIEIQRGNDDKAMEYLNKITKGGDYKYYYNLGKIMLNAKNYQLAIQNFSKALEENKYLVDAYYLRSKAYEALGSYREALEDLKKAAMLTPEEKKFFTDMAKVYFKKAMKYADEGDIRKAADLFVEGLKINYNLKIEPEYEKILEEAAKDAIKNGEYQEAVTYLEFAERVIDNRCVDEQLSFEECLKRKNEINSLMKQAEKGLPLKERILKKLNDIYAK